A genomic segment from Microbacterium sp. SORGH_AS_0428 encodes:
- a CDS encoding aminotransferase class I/II-fold pyridoxal phosphate-dependent enzyme has translation MSLSDTRPEIRGSSAAEIADSVRALVERGELAPGQSLPPVRALAEALELNRNTVAAAYRLLTQAGTVVTRGRGGTLVAEAAPVAQEGFAAGTVLRDVGTGNPDPDRIPDAVPALTRVARRPVLYGEPVIDRDLETWAHDWVSTDLAPSNVRLTITSGAVDAVERLLAQALTRDDAVALEDPCFLASIHTVRLGGYRAVPVPVDAEGMTMDGLRAALAAGVRAIVCTPRAQNPTGASLSARRAAELRAVLENHPYVLIIEDDHFSLLSPQPYHSIIGREHRRWALVRSVSKFLGPDMCLAVAASDPETADRLALRLSPGTTWVSHLLQRLAIALLADDAVQDAIRATGRHYADRNRAFAGRAREHGLAVEAGDGLNLWVPLGVSARAVAERLMRRGWLARTGDEFVLADARATQYLRVTVHDLSDDDADRLIVDLVAAVDAVAATSKMG, from the coding sequence ATGTCCCTGTCTGACACGCGTCCCGAGATCCGTGGTTCCTCCGCCGCGGAGATCGCCGACAGCGTCCGCGCACTCGTCGAGCGCGGCGAGCTCGCTCCCGGGCAGTCACTTCCTCCGGTCCGGGCGCTTGCCGAGGCGCTGGAGCTCAACCGCAACACGGTCGCGGCGGCCTATCGGCTGCTCACCCAGGCAGGTACCGTCGTCACCCGCGGACGCGGTGGCACGCTCGTCGCCGAGGCCGCGCCCGTCGCGCAGGAGGGCTTCGCCGCCGGCACCGTGCTCCGCGACGTGGGCACCGGCAACCCCGACCCGGACCGCATCCCCGACGCCGTTCCCGCGCTGACACGCGTCGCCCGCCGGCCGGTCCTCTACGGCGAGCCTGTCATCGACCGCGATCTGGAAACCTGGGCACACGACTGGGTGAGCACCGACCTCGCCCCGTCGAACGTGCGCTTGACGATCACGAGCGGGGCGGTCGACGCCGTGGAGCGCCTGCTCGCACAGGCGTTGACGAGGGACGACGCCGTCGCGCTCGAAGACCCCTGCTTCCTGGCCAGCATCCACACCGTGCGTCTCGGTGGCTATCGAGCCGTTCCGGTGCCCGTGGACGCCGAGGGGATGACGATGGACGGGCTTCGCGCGGCGCTCGCCGCGGGCGTCCGCGCGATCGTCTGCACGCCGCGCGCACAGAACCCGACCGGTGCCAGTCTGAGTGCTCGCCGCGCCGCCGAGCTGCGTGCTGTGCTCGAGAACCACCCGTACGTGCTCATCATCGAGGACGACCACTTCTCTCTGCTGTCGCCGCAGCCTTACCACTCGATCATCGGACGCGAGCACCGACGGTGGGCGCTCGTACGGTCGGTCTCGAAGTTCCTCGGGCCCGACATGTGCCTCGCCGTCGCGGCATCCGACCCCGAGACCGCGGACCGTCTTGCACTACGGCTCAGCCCGGGAACCACCTGGGTCAGCCATCTGCTGCAGCGTCTCGCCATCGCGCTCCTCGCCGACGACGCGGTTCAAGACGCGATCCGAGCGACAGGACGTCACTACGCCGACCGCAACCGAGCCTTCGCCGGACGGGCCCGCGAGCACGGCCTCGCCGTCGAGGCGGGCGACGGGCTCAATCTGTGGGTGCCCCTGGGCGTCTCCGCTCGCGCCGTCGCCGAGCGGCTGATGCGCCGCGGCTGGCTGGCACGCACCGGCGACGAGTTCGTGCTCGCGGACGCGCGCGCCACGCAGTATCTGCGTGTGACGGTGCATGATCTCTCCGACGATGACGCCGATCGGCTCATCGTCGACCTCGTCGCGGCCGTGGATGCGGTCGCCGCCACCTCGAAGATGGGATGA
- a CDS encoding HIT domain-containing protein — MRSEPEQTDAALIAASDLPGVPDEFQRLWTPHRMAYIQAGPEPHSEQCPFCAAPHKSDEDGLIVHRGVRAYVLLNLFPYNSGHLLVCPYRHIPTYDQADADEVAEIGALTQTAMRVLRETSRCDGFNIGMNQGAVAGAGVAGHLHQHVVPRWATDANFFPIIARTKALPQLLGDVRRSLADAWPL; from the coding sequence GTGAGGTCCGAGCCGGAGCAGACGGATGCGGCGCTGATCGCCGCATCCGATCTGCCCGGCGTGCCGGACGAGTTCCAGCGGCTGTGGACTCCGCACCGCATGGCCTACATCCAGGCAGGTCCCGAGCCGCACTCCGAGCAGTGCCCGTTCTGCGCGGCGCCCCACAAGAGCGACGAGGACGGACTCATCGTCCATCGCGGGGTGCGCGCGTACGTCCTGCTGAACCTGTTCCCTTACAACTCCGGCCACCTGCTGGTGTGTCCGTACCGACACATCCCCACCTACGATCAGGCGGATGCGGACGAGGTCGCGGAGATCGGTGCGCTCACCCAGACCGCGATGCGCGTGTTGCGCGAGACGTCCCGATGCGACGGGTTCAACATCGGCATGAACCAGGGCGCTGTCGCCGGCGCGGGGGTGGCGGGCCATCTCCACCAGCATGTCGTGCCGCGGTGGGCGACCGACGCGAACTTCTTCCCGATCATCGCGCGCACCAAGGCGCTGCCGCAGCTGCTCGGCGATGTGCGCCGCTCGCTCGCGGACGCATGGCCGCTCTGA
- the thrS gene encoding threonine--tRNA ligase: MTDLTPAAVAYPADGFALFPDRSVIALRVNGELKDLATTIAETDVVEPVTISSEDGLAILRHSTAHVLAQAVQRIKPQTNLGIGPPVADGFYYDFGTDTPFTPEDVKAIKKEMERIVRENQRFVRRVVTDDEARAELADEPFKLELIGLKGGKKEAAEGASVEVGAGELTIYDNVNRDGETVWKDLCRGPHVPSTRVIGNGWDLQRIAGAYWRGSEKNPQLQRIYGTAWATKDDLRAYQHRLEEAAKRDHRKLGKELDLFSFPDEIGSGLSVWHPKGGIVRGEMEQHARRRHVEGGYTYVYTPHISKEDLFITSNHLVTYREGMFPPITMDEERDAEGNVTKVGQEYYLKPMNCPMHILIYKERGRSYRDLPMRLAENGTVYRNELSGALHGLTRVRGFTQDDSHLFVTPDQLETEATRVLEFVISMLRDFGLEDFELELSMRDDEKSKWIGSDEFWEYSTNALRNVAMASGLKLTEVPGEAAFYGPKIDLKTRDAIGRTWQLSTVQVDPNLPERFGLEYTGPDGEKHRPIMIHRALFGSIERFFAILLEHYAGAFPVWLSPVQVVGIPVAEQFADYLDGIVERLKVSGVRAEVDHSDDRMQKKIRTHTTQKVPIQLIAGEQDRSAGTVSFRFRDGTQTNGIPVDDAIAMIQRAIAEKTLVNTAEDLA, translated from the coding sequence CCGACGTCGTCGAGCCGGTCACGATCTCGTCCGAGGATGGCCTGGCCATCCTCCGGCACTCCACCGCGCACGTGCTCGCACAGGCCGTGCAGCGGATCAAACCGCAGACGAACCTCGGCATCGGCCCGCCCGTCGCCGACGGCTTCTACTACGACTTCGGCACCGACACCCCTTTCACGCCGGAGGACGTCAAGGCCATCAAGAAGGAGATGGAGCGGATCGTCCGCGAGAACCAGCGTTTCGTGCGCCGAGTCGTCACCGACGACGAGGCGCGCGCGGAGCTCGCCGATGAGCCCTTCAAGCTCGAGCTGATCGGTCTGAAGGGCGGCAAGAAGGAAGCGGCCGAGGGGGCGTCGGTCGAGGTCGGCGCGGGCGAGCTCACGATCTACGACAACGTGAACCGGGATGGCGAGACGGTCTGGAAGGACCTCTGCCGCGGGCCCCACGTGCCGAGCACCCGTGTCATCGGCAACGGCTGGGATCTGCAGCGCATCGCCGGCGCGTACTGGCGCGGCAGCGAGAAGAACCCGCAGCTGCAGCGCATCTACGGCACCGCGTGGGCCACCAAGGACGACCTGCGCGCCTACCAGCACAGACTGGAGGAGGCGGCGAAGCGCGACCACCGCAAGCTCGGCAAGGAACTCGACCTGTTCTCGTTCCCCGACGAGATCGGCTCCGGTCTCAGTGTCTGGCACCCCAAGGGCGGCATCGTCCGCGGCGAGATGGAGCAGCATGCCCGCCGTCGGCACGTGGAAGGCGGCTACACCTACGTCTACACCCCGCACATCTCCAAGGAAGATCTGTTCATCACCTCCAACCACCTGGTGACATACCGGGAGGGCATGTTCCCGCCCATCACCATGGACGAGGAGCGCGACGCGGAGGGCAACGTCACGAAGGTCGGCCAGGAGTACTACCTCAAGCCGATGAACTGCCCGATGCACATCCTGATCTACAAGGAGCGCGGTCGCAGCTACCGCGACCTGCCGATGCGCCTCGCCGAGAACGGCACCGTCTACCGCAACGAGCTCTCGGGCGCCCTGCACGGCCTCACGCGCGTTCGGGGGTTCACCCAGGACGACTCGCACCTGTTCGTCACCCCCGATCAGCTCGAGACCGAGGCGACCCGCGTGCTGGAGTTCGTCATCTCGATGCTCCGCGACTTCGGTCTCGAGGACTTCGAACTCGAACTGTCGATGCGCGACGACGAGAAGTCGAAGTGGATCGGGTCGGACGAGTTCTGGGAGTACTCTACGAACGCGTTGCGCAATGTCGCCATGGCGAGTGGCCTGAAGCTCACCGAAGTGCCGGGCGAGGCCGCCTTCTACGGGCCGAAGATCGATCTCAAGACCCGCGACGCCATCGGCCGCACCTGGCAGCTGTCGACCGTTCAGGTGGACCCGAACCTTCCCGAGCGCTTCGGACTCGAGTACACGGGGCCCGACGGTGAGAAGCACCGCCCGATCATGATCCACCGTGCGCTGTTCGGCTCGATCGAGCGCTTCTTCGCCATCCTGCTCGAGCACTACGCGGGGGCCTTCCCCGTCTGGCTCTCGCCGGTGCAGGTCGTGGGCATCCCGGTCGCAGAGCAGTTCGCGGACTACCTGGACGGGATCGTCGAGCGCCTCAAGGTGTCGGGCGTCCGGGCGGAGGTCGATCACTCCGACGACCGGATGCAGAAGAAGATCCGCACGCACACCACGCAGAAGGTTCCGATCCAGCTGATCGCGGGGGAGCAGGACCGCAGCGCCGGCACCGTCTCCTTCCGCTTCCGTGACGGAACGCAGACCAACGGGATCCCGGTCGATGACGCGATCGCGATGATCCAGCGGGCGATCGCCGAGAAGACCCTCGTCAACACCGCGGAGGATCTCGCGTGA
- the pdxY gene encoding pyridoxal kinase PdxY: MKVLSIQSAVAFGHVGNSAAVFPLQRIGVEVLPVYTVNFSNHTGYGAWRGPLIAPDDVREVITGIEERGVFEKIDVVLSGYQGSEGIADVIVDAVARVKAANPNAVYACDPVMGNAKSGCFVAPAIPELLREKVVPVADIITPNQFELGFLTGTDPHTIEETLASADAARAMGPGTVLVTSVERPDREEGTIEMMAVTPRGAWIVTTPLLPMKANGSGDVTAALFTAHYTGSGDAADALARTASSVFDLLEATHRSGERELQLVESQEAYANPRMQFAVRQVR; this comes from the coding sequence GTGAAGGTACTTTCGATCCAGTCCGCCGTCGCCTTCGGCCACGTCGGCAACTCCGCTGCGGTCTTCCCCCTGCAGCGCATCGGCGTCGAGGTTCTGCCGGTGTACACCGTGAACTTCTCGAACCACACCGGATACGGCGCCTGGCGAGGACCGCTCATCGCACCGGACGACGTGCGCGAGGTCATCACGGGCATCGAGGAACGCGGCGTCTTCGAGAAGATCGACGTGGTTCTTTCCGGATACCAGGGCTCCGAGGGCATCGCCGACGTGATCGTCGACGCGGTGGCGCGCGTGAAGGCGGCCAACCCGAACGCCGTCTACGCGTGCGACCCGGTGATGGGCAACGCGAAGTCCGGCTGCTTCGTCGCTCCCGCCATCCCCGAGCTTCTGCGCGAGAAAGTCGTTCCGGTCGCGGACATCATCACGCCGAATCAGTTCGAGCTGGGCTTTCTCACCGGCACCGATCCGCACACGATCGAGGAGACCCTCGCCTCGGCGGATGCCGCCCGCGCGATGGGGCCGGGCACGGTGCTGGTGACGAGCGTCGAACGCCCCGACCGCGAGGAGGGCACGATCGAGATGATGGCCGTCACGCCTCGAGGCGCGTGGATCGTGACGACTCCCCTGCTTCCCATGAAGGCGAATGGTTCCGGCGACGTGACCGCCGCGCTGTTCACGGCGCACTACACGGGCAGCGGCGACGCCGCGGATGCGCTGGCTCGCACCGCGTCCAGCGTGTTCGACCTGCTCGAGGCGACACACCGCTCGGGCGAGCGCGAACTTCAGCTCGTCGAGTCGCAGGAGGCGTACGCGAACCCTCGGATGCAGTTCGCCGTGCGTCAGGTCCGGTGA